In the genome of Nitrospira japonica, one region contains:
- a CDS encoding acyl-[ACP]--phospholipid O-acyltransferase, with protein sequence MTDPSRHSLRGLLIAQFCGAFNDNAWKLMVALLSIRQLSAVLEPGPELEAASQAQTTLAFVVFTLPLALVSLVAGLLADRVSKRTVIIVMKSVEMLLMATATLALWLNPAGGILPLVVLGGMGVHSALFSPAKYGILAELVPHERLAAGNGRLEMWTFLAILTGTAAPGILMSLTGDALWLAPLALFGLSIVGFTAAWAIPRVPPARAHGGLADTLGGAWSALSKDRMLRLAVTGAVFFWTIASLFAQDILVYAKAVLGVSDWQSGLPLMMLSIGIGIGARLAGRLSQGRVEYGLIPLGALGVAVMLSAVGLFAPGLGVTLAMMVVLGTSSALIFVPLNALIQWRAPADRRGSVIAFENTCVFTGILLGSLGAGALAAGGVSTTGIFLATAALTVVGTGWALYLLPEALLRVILVIATNTLYRLRIRGHEQIPVSGGALLVPNHVSFVDGFLLIASLDRPVRFLVDQRYADQALLKPFMKRLGVIPISSEGGLRVVLRALREAGTAIERGELVCVFPEGQITRTGTLLPFRRGFERIMKGRTAPIIPVHLDRVWGSIFSFNNGRVLWKRPEQLPYPVTVSFGRPMPPETDIRGIRQAIRALGEEAWYLRKRDRLPLHRQFIKAARRHPFRFAMADQQRPHVSYFQALIGSIVLARRLSREWQGQERVGVLLPPTVAAALVNVAAPLCGKTTVNLNYTVGKTGLEAAVRMAGIRTIVSSKLFVEKAKLALPDGPDVIWLEDLRGSIRTAQKAVATILALAPARLIERACGAGAPLSMDDLTTIIFSSGSTGEPKGVMLSHFSVDANAQAASQVLHLFEQERVLGILPFFHSFGYLVFWLVMFNNAGLVFHPSPLDAAAIGELIRRYRITFLVTTPTFLQLYMKRCTPEQFSSLRVILTGAEKLPARLTQAVEDKFGIGPIEGYGVTECSPVIAVNCPDYRAAGYYQPGSRRGTVGQPLPGVSVRIVDPDTFAPSPDGTAGMLLVKGPNVMKGYLGRDDLTAQSMRDGWYITGDLALLDDDGFLTITDRLSRFSKIGGEMVPHGKVEEALHQAAGLDTQSFAVTGIPDSRKGEQLVVLHTVDEENIPSILAKLAAEGLPNLFIPARGNCLKVDALPVLGTGKMDLRSLKRMAMERLGGG encoded by the coding sequence ATGACCGATCCCTCTCGCCACTCCCTCCGCGGACTCCTGATCGCCCAGTTCTGCGGGGCATTCAACGACAACGCCTGGAAGTTGATGGTCGCGCTGCTGAGCATTCGCCAACTGTCGGCGGTTCTTGAGCCCGGCCCGGAACTCGAAGCGGCTTCCCAGGCGCAAACGACGCTCGCATTCGTCGTCTTTACGCTCCCCCTTGCCCTGGTCTCCCTCGTCGCCGGACTTCTTGCAGACCGGGTCAGCAAGCGTACCGTCATCATCGTCATGAAGAGTGTGGAAATGCTCTTGATGGCGACCGCCACGCTGGCCCTCTGGCTCAATCCGGCCGGTGGCATACTGCCGCTGGTTGTGCTCGGAGGTATGGGGGTGCACAGCGCACTATTCAGTCCGGCCAAGTACGGCATCCTCGCCGAGTTGGTGCCGCACGAGCGGCTGGCGGCCGGGAACGGGCGACTGGAGATGTGGACGTTCCTCGCGATCCTCACCGGCACCGCAGCCCCCGGCATCTTGATGTCCCTCACGGGGGATGCGCTATGGCTCGCACCTCTGGCTTTGTTCGGGCTGTCGATCGTCGGCTTCACCGCGGCCTGGGCAATTCCCCGTGTCCCTCCGGCACGCGCACACGGAGGTCTCGCCGATACGCTGGGCGGCGCCTGGTCGGCGCTTTCCAAGGACCGCATGCTGCGCCTGGCGGTCACGGGGGCCGTGTTCTTCTGGACCATCGCCAGCCTGTTCGCCCAGGACATTCTCGTCTATGCCAAAGCGGTACTGGGGGTCTCCGATTGGCAGTCCGGATTGCCCCTCATGATGCTGTCGATCGGCATCGGCATCGGAGCGCGGTTGGCGGGCCGTCTCTCGCAGGGCCGCGTGGAGTACGGACTGATCCCGCTGGGCGCGCTCGGCGTGGCGGTCATGCTCAGCGCCGTCGGCCTGTTCGCACCGGGTCTCGGAGTCACACTGGCCATGATGGTGGTGTTGGGGACGTCCAGCGCGCTGATCTTCGTGCCGCTGAACGCCCTGATTCAGTGGCGGGCTCCGGCGGACCGTCGTGGATCGGTCATCGCGTTCGAAAACACTTGTGTATTCACCGGCATCCTTCTGGGATCCCTCGGCGCCGGCGCGCTCGCCGCCGGCGGCGTATCCACAACCGGGATCTTCCTGGCCACGGCGGCGCTGACCGTCGTCGGAACCGGATGGGCGCTGTACCTGTTACCCGAGGCGCTGCTGCGCGTCATCCTCGTGATCGCGACCAATACCCTCTATCGGCTCCGGATCCGCGGGCATGAGCAGATCCCGGTCTCGGGCGGCGCATTGCTGGTTCCCAACCACGTCTCGTTCGTCGACGGCTTTCTGCTGATCGCCAGTCTCGATCGCCCCGTCCGTTTCCTGGTGGACCAGCGGTACGCGGACCAGGCGCTCCTCAAGCCCTTCATGAAACGCCTCGGCGTGATCCCCATCTCGTCGGAGGGTGGATTGCGGGTGGTCCTGCGCGCGCTGCGCGAGGCCGGCACGGCGATCGAGCGGGGGGAGTTGGTCTGCGTGTTTCCAGAAGGACAGATCACGCGAACGGGCACGCTGCTGCCGTTCCGCCGCGGATTCGAGCGCATCATGAAGGGTCGCACGGCTCCCATCATTCCGGTGCATCTGGACCGAGTCTGGGGAAGTATTTTCAGTTTCAACAATGGCCGGGTTCTGTGGAAGCGGCCGGAGCAACTGCCTTACCCCGTCACCGTCTCTTTCGGCAGGCCGATGCCGCCGGAGACCGACATCCGCGGCATCCGCCAGGCCATTCGCGCCCTGGGTGAAGAGGCCTGGTACCTGCGCAAGCGCGACCGCCTCCCGCTCCACCGGCAGTTCATCAAGGCCGCGCGGCGCCATCCATTCCGCTTCGCGATGGCCGACCAACAACGACCGCACGTGTCCTACTTCCAGGCGCTGATCGGTTCGATCGTGCTGGCCAGACGCCTCAGCCGTGAATGGCAGGGGCAGGAGCGGGTCGGCGTGCTGCTGCCGCCGACCGTGGCGGCGGCACTGGTGAACGTCGCGGCGCCGCTGTGCGGCAAGACCACCGTCAATCTGAACTATACGGTCGGCAAGACCGGGCTGGAGGCAGCCGTACGGATGGCCGGCATCCGCACCATCGTCAGCAGCAAGCTCTTCGTCGAGAAAGCGAAGCTCGCCCTGCCGGACGGCCCGGACGTCATCTGGCTGGAGGACCTGCGCGGGAGCATCAGGACTGCGCAGAAAGCGGTCGCCACGATCCTGGCCCTGGCGCCGGCCCGCCTGATCGAACGGGCTTGTGGTGCCGGAGCGCCGTTGTCGATGGACGATCTGACCACGATCATTTTCAGCAGCGGCAGCACGGGTGAACCGAAGGGCGTCATGCTGTCCCATTTCTCGGTGGACGCCAATGCCCAGGCCGCCAGCCAAGTGCTTCATCTGTTCGAACAGGAGCGGGTGCTCGGCATCCTGCCCTTCTTCCATTCGTTCGGCTATCTGGTCTTCTGGCTCGTCATGTTCAATAACGCCGGCCTGGTCTTTCACCCTTCCCCGCTGGATGCCGCCGCGATCGGCGAATTGATCCGCCGATATCGGATCACGTTCCTGGTGACCACCCCGACCTTCCTGCAGCTCTATATGAAACGGTGCACGCCGGAGCAGTTCAGCTCCCTGCGCGTCATCCTGACCGGAGCGGAGAAGCTGCCGGCGCGGCTGACTCAGGCGGTGGAGGACAAGTTCGGCATCGGCCCGATCGAAGGGTACGGCGTCACGGAATGCTCGCCCGTCATCGCCGTCAATTGCCCGGACTACCGGGCGGCCGGATACTATCAACCCGGATCCCGCCGCGGGACTGTGGGGCAACCGCTGCCCGGCGTCTCCGTGCGGATCGTCGATCCTGACACCTTCGCGCCGTCGCCGGACGGCACGGCCGGCATGCTGCTCGTGAAGGGACCCAACGTGATGAAAGGCTACCTGGGCCGGGATGATCTCACCGCCCAATCCATGCGGGACGGCTGGTACATTACCGGCGACCTCGCGCTGCTCGATGACGACGGATTCCTGACCATCACCGACCGCCTGTCCCGCTTCTCGAAAATCGGCGGCGAGATGGTGCCTCACGGCAAGGTCGAGGAAGCGCTCCATCAGGCTGCAGGACTGGATACGCAGAGTTTCGCCGTCACGGGCATCCCGGACAGCCGAAAAGGCGAGCAACTGGTCGTGCTGCATACGGTGGACGAGGAAAACATCCCGTCGATTCTGGCCAAACTGGCCGCCGAGGGGTTGCCCAATCTCTTCATTCCGGCCCGCGGCAACTGCCTCAAAGTCGACGCGCTGCCGGTGTTGGGAACCGGGAAAATGGACCTGCGCAGCCTCAAACGCATGGCCATGGAGCGGCTCGGAGGAGGGTGA
- a CDS encoding class I SAM-dependent methyltransferase: MMDRILEPELMEDDEQVVAYANADFAEENQGFVDRFKEYFPDFTAGHILDLGCGPGDIPIRLAKAFPGCRVTGIDASAPMIRFAERAVQSEGLQDRIAFQCERFERLAGANIVEAAVSNSLLHHLPNPLQFWNKLRQLVKPGSPVLVMDLLRPDSPEEARVIVDRYASGEPDVLRRDFYNSLLAAFTEDEITSQLARMNLTRLLIDVVDDRHWVVGGIIH, encoded by the coding sequence ATGATGGATCGTATTCTGGAACCAGAGCTGATGGAAGACGACGAGCAAGTCGTCGCCTACGCCAATGCCGACTTTGCCGAGGAGAATCAGGGATTCGTCGATCGGTTTAAGGAGTACTTCCCAGACTTCACGGCGGGTCATATCCTCGACCTCGGATGCGGTCCCGGTGATATTCCGATCAGGCTGGCGAAGGCCTTTCCCGGGTGCCGCGTGACCGGAATCGATGCGTCGGCGCCCATGATCCGGTTTGCAGAGCGTGCCGTTCAATCAGAAGGATTGCAGGATCGGATTGCCTTCCAATGCGAACGGTTCGAACGTCTGGCCGGGGCCAATATCGTCGAGGCGGCGGTGTCCAACAGCCTGCTGCATCATCTGCCCAACCCGCTTCAATTCTGGAACAAGCTGCGGCAACTCGTGAAGCCCGGCTCCCCTGTGCTCGTCATGGATCTCCTGAGGCCGGATTCCCCGGAAGAAGCCCGAGTGATCGTCGATCGTTACGCGTCCGGCGAACCGGACGTCTTGCGCCGCGACTTCTATAATTCACTGCTCGCCGCCTTCACCGAGGATGAAATCACGTCCCAGCTGGCCCGCATGAACTTGACCCGCCTCCTGATCGACGTCGTGGATGATCGTCATTGGGTGGTCGGGGGCATCATCCATTGA
- a CDS encoding alpha/beta hydrolase, producing MEETITIQDDLGHHVSAVLSSPVQARGTVVLCHGFLSNKHSTTNKTLTRLFNEQGFATFRFDFFGHGESDGRFEDITVSLALGQAKAAVDFVAARGHGPIGLVGSSFGGLVAILAVAERPAISCLGLKCPVVDFAEELRLEFGVEELARWKDTDRVPDIHGGPNRMRLNYRLYEDSLVRVAYEPATRITAPTLIVQGDCDELVPLHQSRQLMDALQGPKRLDLLPGADHQFSRGEDFRTMTTAIADWLILHLAPPRV from the coding sequence ATGGAAGAAACGATAACGATTCAGGACGACCTGGGACATCACGTATCCGCGGTCCTCAGCTCGCCGGTGCAAGCTCGTGGCACAGTAGTGCTTTGCCACGGGTTTCTCTCCAACAAACACAGCACCACCAATAAAACCTTGACCCGCCTGTTCAATGAGCAGGGCTTCGCGACCTTTCGATTCGATTTCTTCGGTCACGGCGAGAGCGACGGCCGTTTCGAGGACATCACCGTCTCGCTGGCGCTCGGCCAAGCCAAAGCCGCGGTGGATTTCGTGGCCGCCCGCGGCCATGGTCCCATCGGCCTGGTGGGGTCGAGCTTCGGCGGATTAGTCGCAATCCTGGCGGTCGCCGAACGGCCGGCGATCTCCTGCTTGGGGCTCAAGTGCCCGGTAGTGGATTTTGCCGAAGAGCTTCGCTTAGAATTTGGCGTGGAAGAATTGGCCCGCTGGAAGGATACGGACAGGGTTCCGGACATTCATGGAGGTCCGAACCGCATGCGGCTCAACTATCGCCTGTATGAGGACAGCCTCGTGCGCGTGGCCTATGAGCCGGCAACCCGTATCACCGCCCCGACCCTGATCGTGCAAGGCGATTGCGACGAGTTGGTGCCGCTCCATCAAAGCCGGCAATTGATGGACGCGTTACAGGGACCCAAGCGGCTTGACCTTCTGCCCGGTGCGGACCATCAGTTCAGCAGGGGCGAGGATTTTCGCACCATGACGACCGCCATCGCCGATTGGCTGATTCTGCATCTTGCCCCACCGCGAGTTTAG
- a CDS encoding 50S ribosomal protein L11 methyltransferase yields MPSTPSDWIDVRILSCPAASEFLGLLDDPDVGGVWEDGESLHLYWPTLRWSSERLDRVRLTLRRLRGEEQLLPEIRIDSLPHQDWNRQWAESVKPLRIGRRIVIRPSWEAAEVQADHVEIVLDPKQAFGTGHHATTRMLLEWLETLALDGATVLDVGTGSGILAMVALRLGAVRAVGFDDDPVAVECAQDYARDNRFGEELTLGCGTLARGERFDLVLANLDAATLTSLTDELAVATGRRLLVSGLLVDQRGEIAEGFARAGLYQGGVRELDGWTAVEFLRADACDGPES; encoded by the coding sequence ATGCCGTCAACGCCTTCCGACTGGATAGACGTACGAATCCTCTCCTGTCCCGCCGCCAGTGAATTTTTGGGACTGCTCGACGATCCGGACGTCGGCGGCGTGTGGGAAGACGGCGAGTCGCTGCATCTTTACTGGCCGACTCTTCGATGGTCTTCCGAGCGGTTGGATCGGGTGAGGCTCACGCTGCGCCGGCTGCGCGGAGAAGAGCAACTGCTTCCGGAGATTCGGATCGATTCGCTGCCCCATCAGGATTGGAACCGCCAATGGGCCGAATCGGTCAAGCCGCTTAGGATCGGCCGGCGTATCGTCATTCGGCCGAGTTGGGAAGCGGCGGAGGTCCAGGCCGATCACGTTGAAATCGTGCTCGATCCCAAACAAGCCTTCGGGACCGGTCATCATGCCACGACCAGGATGTTGCTGGAATGGCTCGAAACGCTGGCTCTGGATGGAGCGACCGTGCTCGACGTGGGGACCGGCAGCGGAATTCTGGCCATGGTCGCGCTACGGCTCGGCGCCGTGCGGGCGGTTGGGTTCGACGACGATCCTGTCGCCGTCGAATGCGCACAGGACTATGCGCGCGATAACCGGTTCGGTGAGGAGCTCACGCTGGGTTGCGGAACTCTGGCGCGGGGAGAACGGTTCGACCTCGTCCTTGCAAATCTGGACGCCGCCACCTTGACGAGCTTGACTGACGAATTGGCGGTGGCAACCGGACGCAGGTTGCTCGTCTCGGGCCTGTTGGTCGATCAACGCGGGGAGATTGCCGAGGGGTTTGCGCGCGCCGGATTGTACCAGGGCGGGGTGCGCGAGCTTGATGGTTGGACGGCCGTGGAATTTCTTCGTGCCGACGCCTGCGACGGACCGGAATCATGA
- a CDS encoding MutS family DNA mismatch repair protein produces the protein MTAFSRAAQLQRLLGQIDRLIARGARASSAYTKWRLAIFLTGLVCTVTLYKTAWYQTGNLALGGFVALFVLVASNHSRLEQRIHRLRLWHTLKSVHLARIRLDWSAVPLPPGSRPESHAYANDLDLTGPHSLLHLIDTTVSDHGRDRLTSWLLTQPPSEAQWEARRRLVQELTPRSLFRDRLLLASRLTGEQEINGRRLAAVLAHPVGFPRLSLILAIQATLAVMTLFLGVGALLGWLPGYWMFTFGAYAVIYLMTDQGEELLEHAVGLHGEMERLGVVLGYLERHARGRRSALGDACAPLMHGRRGPSASVKRAARALHGVSVKAHPLIHLAVNAFCPWDLWFTRQLRGIQEDIARQLPVWLDRLAEVEAASALATFAFLHPTYVWPSRTADTAVRASSLAHPLIPAGHRVANDLELAGLGSIHLITGSNMSGKSTFLRTIGINLCLAQAGAPVCAERLDWSPVRLACCIRVDDSLDAGLSFFYAEVKRLKTILDAIRDDTAPPVLFLIDEIFKGTNNRERLIGSRAYITALSTGNGFGLVSTHDLELTDLEKDIASLINAHFQETVTGGALSFDYILRPGPCPTTNALKIMEMEGLPVHQEEPDRRL, from the coding sequence ATGACGGCATTCTCGCGCGCAGCCCAACTGCAGCGGCTTCTGGGCCAGATTGATCGCCTGATTGCGCGGGGCGCAAGAGCCAGCTCAGCCTACACGAAGTGGCGCCTGGCGATCTTCCTCACCGGCCTGGTCTGCACGGTCACGCTCTATAAGACCGCCTGGTATCAGACCGGCAACCTGGCCTTGGGCGGGTTCGTCGCATTGTTCGTGCTGGTGGCCTCCAATCATAGCAGGCTTGAGCAGCGGATTCACAGACTGCGCCTGTGGCATACGCTCAAGTCGGTCCACTTGGCACGGATCAGGCTGGACTGGTCCGCCGTGCCATTGCCTCCGGGAAGCCGTCCGGAGTCACATGCCTATGCCAATGATCTCGATTTGACCGGCCCGCATTCCCTGCTGCATCTGATCGACACCACCGTTTCGGACCACGGACGCGATCGTCTGACCTCATGGCTGTTGACGCAGCCGCCGTCCGAGGCGCAATGGGAGGCTCGCCGGCGCCTCGTTCAAGAATTGACCCCGAGATCGCTCTTTCGAGACCGTCTCCTGCTCGCCTCGCGCCTGACAGGCGAGCAGGAGATCAACGGCCGCCGCCTCGCCGCCGTGCTCGCCCACCCGGTCGGATTTCCCAGGCTCTCGCTGATCCTGGCCATCCAGGCGACGCTCGCCGTCATGACCCTGTTCTTGGGTGTCGGGGCATTGCTGGGTTGGCTGCCTGGTTATTGGATGTTTACGTTCGGCGCCTACGCCGTGATCTATCTGATGACGGATCAGGGAGAGGAACTGTTGGAACACGCCGTCGGCCTGCACGGCGAAATGGAGCGTCTGGGAGTGGTGCTCGGCTATTTGGAACGCCACGCGCGCGGACGCCGGTCGGCACTCGGCGACGCCTGCGCGCCGCTCATGCACGGCCGGCGCGGCCCATCGGCATCGGTGAAGCGGGCCGCCAGAGCCCTTCACGGCGTCAGCGTCAAAGCGCATCCGTTGATTCACCTGGCCGTGAACGCATTCTGCCCGTGGGATTTGTGGTTCACCAGGCAATTGCGCGGCATACAGGAGGACATCGCGCGGCAGCTTCCCGTCTGGCTCGATCGGCTGGCGGAGGTCGAAGCCGCATCGGCATTGGCGACCTTCGCCTTCCTGCATCCGACTTATGTCTGGCCGTCGCGAACCGCCGACACGGCCGTCCGTGCCTCCTCCCTGGCTCACCCGCTCATCCCGGCCGGACACCGCGTCGCCAACGATCTCGAGTTGGCCGGCCTCGGCTCCATCCATCTGATTACCGGCTCCAATATGTCGGGCAAGAGCACGTTCCTGAGAACCATCGGCATCAACCTGTGTCTGGCACAGGCAGGCGCTCCGGTCTGCGCCGAGCGTCTCGACTGGTCGCCGGTCCGGCTCGCCTGCTGCATCCGGGTGGACGATTCCCTCGATGCAGGCCTCTCCTTTTTCTATGCCGAGGTCAAACGCCTCAAGACCATCCTCGACGCAATCCGGGACGACACCGCGCCGCCGGTCCTGTTTCTCATCGACGAAATCTTCAAGGGCACGAACAACCGGGAACGGCTGATCGGCAGCCGGGCCTATATCACGGCCCTCTCGACCGGAAACGGCTTCGGGCTTGTGAGCACGCACGATCTGGAATTGACGGATCTGGAGAAGGACATTGCGTCTCTGATCAACGCCCATTTTCAGGAGACGGTGACAGGCGGCGCCCTGTCGTTCGACTACATACTTCGCCCCGGGCCCTGCCCGACGACCAACGCGCTGAAGATCATGGAGATGGAAGGATTGCCGGTGCATCAGGAAGAACCCGATCGCCGGCTTTGA
- a CDS encoding formylglycine-generating enzyme family protein, whose translation MPGERLVSVYEIADAQLDRLRKSKDAVAVPVPDTPMVAVTEGEFVMGADGTQALEDERPAHRPWLAAFSIDVHEVTTAHYAEFLKASGRPAPWQWETVELSRHGDRPVIGVDWADADAYCRWRGKRLPTEAEWEKAARGTDGRLYPWGNQGPVPDLANFALGARFSYSQVLMPVHSYERGKSPFGALQMAGNVYEWVQDWYGANYYELSSDRNPTGPDQGQFKVLRGGSWSDLPKYLLTYGRFKLPPETRNSYTGFRCAK comes from the coding sequence TTGCCTGGTGAAAGGCTCGTCTCGGTTTATGAGATTGCCGACGCCCAGCTCGACCGGCTTCGCAAGTCCAAAGATGCCGTCGCTGTACCGGTGCCCGATACTCCAATGGTGGCGGTGACGGAAGGTGAGTTTGTCATGGGTGCCGACGGGACGCAGGCGCTGGAAGACGAGCGGCCGGCCCATCGGCCCTGGCTTGCGGCCTTCTCCATCGATGTGCATGAGGTTACGACGGCTCACTATGCCGAGTTTCTGAAGGCCTCCGGACGCCCAGCGCCCTGGCAGTGGGAAACGGTCGAGCTCTCCCGTCACGGTGATCGTCCCGTGATCGGCGTGGACTGGGCCGATGCGGACGCCTACTGCCGGTGGAGGGGGAAACGGCTGCCGACTGAAGCAGAATGGGAAAAGGCCGCGCGAGGGACCGACGGTCGTCTCTATCCGTGGGGCAATCAAGGCCCTGTTCCGGATCTGGCCAATTTCGCGCTCGGAGCTCGATTCAGTTACAGCCAAGTCCTCATGCCGGTCCATTCATACGAGCGCGGGAAGAGTCCGTTCGGCGCCTTGCAGATGGCGGGCAATGTCTACGAATGGGTGCAGGATTGGTACGGGGCGAACTACTACGAGCTGTCATCCGATCGTAATCCGACCGGTCCGGATCAGGGGCAATTCAAAGTACTGCGAGGCGGCTCCTGGTCTGATCTCCCCAAGTATTTGCTCACCTACGGACGGTTCAAACTTCCGCCGGAGACAAGGAACAGCTATACCGGCTTCCGCTGCGCCAAATAA
- a CDS encoding MOSC domain-containing protein: protein MNGSSSPSYPHVHQINVSDGGIPKHPLLEAFVGKDGLAGDAQRNRKLHGGPERAVCLYSLDLIERLQDEGHPIDPGSSGENLTLAGLEWSGLGPGAKLRIGPEVELEIASYCAPCELNAQWFRDRDISRIHQNNNPGWSRLYARVLQSGVVRPGDAVEILKR, encoded by the coding sequence ATGAACGGATCGAGCAGCCCGTCTTATCCACATGTGCATCAGATCAACGTCTCCGACGGAGGGATTCCCAAACATCCCCTGCTTGAAGCTTTCGTGGGGAAGGACGGCCTGGCGGGTGATGCGCAGCGTAATCGAAAGCTTCACGGCGGACCCGAGCGGGCGGTCTGTTTGTATTCGCTCGATCTGATCGAACGACTCCAGGATGAAGGCCATCCTATCGATCCCGGTTCTTCGGGTGAAAATCTGACGTTGGCCGGACTTGAATGGTCCGGCTTGGGACCGGGAGCCAAGCTCAGGATCGGACCGGAGGTCGAGTTGGAGATTGCCAGCTATTGTGCCCCGTGCGAACTGAACGCCCAATGGTTCCGTGACCGGGACATCAGCCGGATTCACCAGAACAACAATCCGGGATGGAGCCGTCTTTATGCCCGTGTGCTGCAAAGCGGTGTCGTCAGGCCTGGCGATGCCGTTGAGATTCTGAAGCGCTGA
- a CDS encoding fibronectin type III domain-containing protein, giving the protein MASVSSLENQADPGAASAPSASLPRKLAKYPAVERIQVIAETQTTTPGSARQSQSQTNSIPAVQPVPVVSVGPGQRPASAINLSSTSRTVPIAAAGPIQAAQQPMAVAHPVQPIAASGTGSSNGYGGSRAALNLFNIRGLVNLVHAPLPPVVTPSSTAPTAPKSTPQTAPSTSSNPPPSSSSGGSTPNPQTSTPSSNQPSNAPAPVQKTGNAILSWNIGTENDLAGYKVYVGTRSGTYSYPGSPFTIGRVTTYTLNNLPQGQTYYFALSAYDNAGNTSGLSAEVHKSIY; this is encoded by the coding sequence ATGGCGTCCGTTTCATCCCTGGAAAATCAGGCTGATCCCGGCGCTGCCAGTGCACCATCTGCGTCTTTGCCTCGCAAGCTAGCCAAGTATCCCGCTGTCGAACGGATCCAGGTGATCGCCGAAACCCAAACCACGACCCCGGGCTCTGCCCGGCAAAGCCAGTCTCAAACCAATTCAATCCCGGCTGTCCAACCCGTTCCGGTCGTCTCGGTTGGACCCGGTCAGAGGCCGGCCAGCGCTATCAACCTCTCCAGCACGTCCCGAACTGTTCCTATTGCCGCAGCGGGTCCGATCCAAGCGGCTCAGCAACCTATGGCGGTTGCGCATCCGGTCCAACCGATCGCGGCGAGCGGGACCGGATCGAGCAACGGATACGGCGGCTCGCGCGCCGCGCTGAACCTCTTCAACATCCGTGGTCTGGTGAATCTGGTTCACGCTCCCCTGCCTCCGGTCGTCACCCCGTCGAGCACTGCTCCGACAGCCCCCAAGTCGACGCCCCAGACGGCCCCGAGCACATCTTCCAATCCCCCGCCAAGCTCTTCGTCCGGTGGCTCGACGCCAAATCCCCAGACCAGCACCCCTTCGTCGAACCAGCCGTCCAACGCACCGGCCCCTGTCCAGAAAACGGGCAATGCGATTCTGTCTTGGAATATCGGCACGGAGAACGACCTGGCAGGCTACAAAGTCTACGTCGGGACCAGGTCCGGGACCTACAGCTATCCGGGTTCGCCCTTCACGATCGGCCGAGTCACCACGTACACGCTCAATAACCTACCGCAGGGACAGACGTACTACTTTGCCCTATCCGCCTACGACAACGCGGGGAATACAAGCGGGCTGTCCGCCGAAGTCCACAAGAGTATCTACTGA